The following proteins are co-located in the Desulfovibrio sp. genome:
- the fba gene encoding class II fructose-1,6-bisphosphate aldolase: protein MPLINPKEMFAAAYAGGYAIGAFNVNNMEIIQGIMSAASEEKSPVILQVSSGARKYAGQIYIMKLVEAALALDPSIPVVVHLDHGPSFEMCRDCIDGGFTSVMIDGSHLSFEENIALTKQVVDYAHPRGVWVEAELGKLAGIEEHVQSAEHVYTDPDEAVEFVSRTGCDSLAVAIGTSHGAYKFKGEAKLDFDRLARIGDKLPNYPLVLHGASSVPQEFVSLCNQYGGQVGGAKGVPEDMLRKAAGMNVCKINVDTDIRLAVTASIRQYLAEHPDQFDPRAYLTPARDAVKNMVAHKIRNVMGSSNKA from the coding sequence ATGCCTCTTATCAATCCCAAAGAAATGTTCGCCGCCGCCTATGCTGGCGGGTACGCCATTGGCGCGTTCAACGTCAACAACATGGAAATCATCCAGGGCATCATGAGCGCGGCCTCCGAGGAAAAATCGCCGGTCATCCTTCAGGTGTCTTCGGGCGCGCGCAAGTATGCCGGGCAGATATACATCATGAAGCTTGTGGAAGCTGCGCTTGCGCTTGACCCTTCCATCCCCGTGGTGGTGCACCTCGACCACGGCCCCAGCTTTGAAATGTGCCGCGACTGCATTGACGGCGGCTTCACCTCTGTGATGATCGACGGTTCGCACCTGTCGTTTGAAGAGAACATCGCCCTGACCAAGCAGGTGGTGGACTATGCTCACCCCCGTGGCGTCTGGGTTGAGGCCGAGCTGGGCAAGCTGGCTGGCATTGAAGAACATGTGCAGTCTGCCGAACACGTCTACACCGACCCCGATGAAGCCGTGGAATTTGTCAGCCGCACGGGCTGCGATTCACTGGCCGTCGCCATCGGCACAAGCCACGGCGCGTACAAGTTCAAGGGCGAAGCCAAACTTGATTTTGACCGTCTGGCCCGCATTGGCGACAAGCTGCCCAATTACCCCCTGGTGCTGCACGGCGCGTCCAGTGTACCGCAGGAATTTGTGAGCCTGTGCAACCAGTATGGCGGCCAGGTTGGCGGAGCCAAGGGCGTGCCAGAAGACATGCTGCGCAAGGCTGCGGGCATGAACGTATGCAAAATCAATGTGGATACGGACATCCGCCTGGCCGTCACCGCTTCCATCCGTCAGTATCTTGCCGAACACCCCGACCAGTTTGACCCGCGCGCCTACCTCACCCCCGCTCGCGATGCCGTCAAGAATATGGTGGCCCACAAGATCCGTAATGTCATGGGATCTTCAAATAAAGCCTAA
- the gap gene encoding type I glyceraldehyde-3-phosphate dehydrogenase, which yields MPVKVGMNGFGRIGRYLLRLMADDNEIQIAAINARADNAALAYLFKYDSTYGTFQGTVDHDENGIIVNGRHITVTRCKAGEWEWERLGVTLAVETTGTIKDREGLAQHLACGAKKVVISAPGKDVDAMIVMGVNHNTYDGAKHSVISAASCTTNCLAPAVKVLHETFGFRHGLMTTIHSYTMSQRILDGTHKDWRRGRAAAVSMVPSSTGAAKAVGQVMPELEGKLNGMSVRIPTFDCSLVDLTCEVEKACDAAAVNAALQAASKGALAENMGFSEEPLVSIDYKGSTFGGVVDALSTQVLDGTMVKLLIWYDNESGFTNQLLRLLRMVGKDC from the coding sequence ATGCCCGTGAAAGTTGGAATGAACGGCTTTGGCCGCATTGGTCGGTATCTGCTGCGTCTTATGGCCGACGATAACGAAATTCAGATCGCCGCCATCAACGCCCGTGCGGACAACGCCGCGCTGGCCTATCTTTTCAAGTATGATTCCACGTACGGAACCTTTCAGGGCACGGTTGATCACGATGAAAACGGCATCATCGTCAATGGCCGCCATATCACCGTTACCCGCTGCAAGGCTGGCGAATGGGAATGGGAGCGCCTTGGCGTAACCCTGGCCGTGGAAACCACGGGCACCATCAAGGATCGCGAAGGCCTTGCCCAGCATCTGGCCTGCGGCGCAAAAAAGGTTGTGATCTCCGCCCCCGGCAAGGATGTGGACGCCATGATTGTTATGGGCGTGAACCACAACACCTATGATGGCGCAAAGCACAGCGTCATTTCTGCCGCGTCCTGCACCACCAACTGCCTGGCCCCTGCGGTCAAGGTGCTGCACGAAACCTTTGGCTTCCGCCATGGCCTCATGACCACCATCCACTCCTACACCATGAGCCAGCGCATTCTGGACGGCACCCACAAGGACTGGCGTCGCGGCCGCGCCGCAGCTGTGTCCATGGTGCCTTCAAGCACGGGCGCTGCCAAGGCTGTGGGGCAGGTCATGCCGGAACTGGAAGGCAAGCTCAACGGCATGTCGGTGCGTATTCCCACCTTTGACTGCTCGCTGGTCGACCTGACCTGTGAAGTGGAAAAAGCCTGTGATGCCGCCGCTGTCAACGCAGCCCTTCAGGCTGCCAGCAAGGGCGCGCTGGCCGAAAACATGGGCTTTTCCGAAGAACCGCTGGTGTCCATAGACTACAAGGGCAGCACCTTCGGCGGCGTGGTGGATGCGCTTTCCACCCAGGTGCTTGACGGTACCATGGTCAAACTGCTCATCTGGTACGATAACGAATCCGGCTTCACCAACCAGTTGCTGCGCCTGCTCCGCATGGTGGGCAAGGACTGCTGA
- a CDS encoding flagellin: MYINHNTMASQVGNNLTSHYNDLKTSTSRLSSGLRINSAADDAAGLAIRELMRTDIAALQQGVRNANDAISLIQTADGALGIIDEKLTRMKELAEQAATGTYDSTQRLMIESEYQAMASEITRIATATDFNGIHLLDGNLSSDSHVGNTMSSTGKLKVHFGTANDSAEDYYYIQIGTSTASALGVGNQAASTSDGRSVSTQEAAQKALVAITNAVVSKDKIRAHLGALQNRLENTISNLSTQAENLQAAESRISDVDVATEMTQFVRNQILTQSSVAMLSQANSMPKLALNLISG, encoded by the coding sequence ATGTATATCAATCACAATACCATGGCCTCGCAAGTAGGCAACAATCTGACCTCGCACTACAACGACCTGAAAACCTCTACCTCGCGGCTGTCATCCGGCCTGCGCATCAATTCCGCTGCGGACGATGCCGCCGGTCTGGCCATTCGCGAACTCATGCGTACCGATATCGCCGCCCTGCAACAGGGCGTGCGTAACGCCAACGACGCCATTTCCCTCATTCAGACAGCCGACGGTGCCTTGGGCATCATCGACGAAAAGCTGACCCGTATGAAGGAACTGGCCGAACAGGCCGCCACCGGTACCTATGACTCCACCCAGCGCCTGATGATCGAATCGGAGTACCAGGCCATGGCTTCGGAAATTACCCGAATCGCCACCGCCACGGACTTCAACGGCATCCACCTGCTGGACGGCAACCTGTCGAGCGATTCGCACGTTGGCAACACCATGTCCAGCACGGGCAAGCTGAAGGTGCACTTTGGCACAGCCAACGATTCGGCGGAAGACTACTACTACATCCAGATCGGCACGAGCACCGCCTCGGCGCTTGGTGTAGGCAATCAGGCTGCCAGCACTTCTGACGGCAGGTCGGTATCGACTCAGGAGGCGGCGCAGAAGGCTCTTGTAGCCATCACCAACGCCGTTGTTTCCAAGGACAAGATCCGGGCGCATCTGGGCGCACTGCAAAACAGGCTGGAGAACACCATCTCCAACCTGAGCACCCAGGCCGAAAATCTGCAGGCGGCTGAATCCCGCATTTCCGACGTGGACGTTGCCACGGAAATGACGCAGTTCGTCCGCAACCAGATTCTCACCCAGTCGTCTGTGGCCATGCTCTCGCAGGCCAACAGCATGCCCAAGCTGGCCTTGAACCTGATTTCCGGTTAG
- a CDS encoding flagellin, whose product MYINNNSMASNVANNLTSHYSDLATSTQRLSTGLRVNSAADDAAGLAIRELMRTDIKALQQGVRNANDAISLIQTADGALGVIDEKLTRMKELAEQASTGTYDSTQRLMIESEYQAMASEITRIANATDFNGIHLLDGNLSGDTHVGNTMTSTGKMKIHFGTANDSAEDYYYIQIGTSTASALGVGNETTAGRDGATISTQEAAQKALVAITNAVVSKDKIRAHLGALQNRLENTVSNLTTQAENLQAAESRISDVDVATEMTQFVRNQILTQSSVAMLSQANSMPKMAMQLIGG is encoded by the coding sequence ATGTATATCAATAACAACTCAATGGCTTCCAATGTTGCCAACAACTTGACCTCGCATTACAGCGACCTGGCGACTTCGACCCAGCGTCTGTCCACAGGCTTGCGCGTGAACTCCGCTGCTGACGATGCCGCCGGCCTCGCCATTCGCGAATTGATGCGTACGGATATCAAGGCGTTGCAACAGGGCGTGCGTAATGCCAACGACGCCATTTCCCTCATTCAGACAGCTGACGGCGCCCTGGGCGTCATCGACGAAAAGCTGACCCGTATGAAGGAACTGGCGGAACAGGCTTCCACCGGTACCTATGACTCCACCCAGCGCTTGATGATCGAATCGGAGTACCAGGCCATGGCATCGGAAATTACCCGAATCGCCAACGCCACGGACTTCAACGGCATCCACCTGCTGGACGGCAATCTGTCCGGTGACACGCACGTGGGTAACACGATGACCTCCACCGGCAAGATGAAGATCCACTTCGGTACTGCCAACGACTCGGCGGAAGACTATTACTACATCCAGATCGGCACGAGCACAGCCTCTGCCCTCGGTGTAGGCAATGAAACGACTGCCGGTCGGGACGGTGCGACCATCTCCACCCAGGAAGCGGCACAGAAGGCCCTTGTGGCCATCACCAACGCGGTGGTTTCCAAGGACAAGATCCGGGCACATCTGGGCGCGTTGCAGAACCGTCTGGAGAACACCGTCTCCAACCTCACCACCCAGGCTGAAAACTTGCAGGCGGCAGAATCTCGCATTTCCGACGTGGACGTGGCCACGGAAATGACGCAGTTTGTCCGCAATCAGATCCTCACCCAGTCGTCTGTGGCCATGCTCTCGCAGGCCAACAGCATGCCTAAGATGGCCATGCAGCTTATCGGCGGCTAA
- the rimO gene encoding 30S ribosomal protein S12 methylthiotransferase RimO, whose protein sequence is MTRAIFPHSLKVWSLSLGCPKNRVDSERLLGSLGVAVQHVEHMGKARLVFINTCGFINPAVRESVRAVVDAIQRLEKCKVKPLLAVGGCMVGRYGAADLAAELPEVDVWLPTGDLPRWPAMLAAALNLPEPPARIPGGGRLLSTGPSYAWLKVGEGCRHKCAFCTIPSIRGGLKSLTADDIADEARALLAQGVRELDLVAQDLTSWGVDLGLKHGLPSLLEKLVGLEGLAWLRLLYLYPTGVTPELLRFIKDCGAPLLPYLDIPLQHAHPDVLSRMGRPFAGDPRRVLDTVRSVLPHAALRTTFIVGYPGETEEHFESLCRFVEESRFQHVGVFAYQAEDGTVAATLPDQVPDEVKQWRRDSLMEIQADISNELLSAQVGSRMQVLVDAPHPDWPGLHSGRVWFQAPEVDGITYVSGPGVAPGALVECDIVENTDYDLTALA, encoded by the coding sequence ATGACACGAGCTATTTTTCCTCATTCCCTGAAAGTATGGTCGCTGAGCCTTGGCTGCCCCAAAAACCGCGTGGACAGTGAGCGCCTGCTCGGTTCGCTTGGGGTCGCCGTACAGCATGTGGAACACATGGGCAAGGCGCGTCTGGTTTTCATCAATACCTGCGGATTCATCAATCCTGCCGTGCGTGAATCTGTGCGCGCCGTAGTGGACGCCATCCAGCGGCTTGAAAAGTGCAAGGTCAAGCCTCTGCTGGCTGTTGGCGGCTGTATGGTGGGGCGTTATGGCGCTGCCGATCTGGCCGCGGAACTGCCGGAAGTGGACGTGTGGCTGCCCACGGGTGATCTGCCGCGCTGGCCAGCCATGCTGGCAGCGGCCCTGAACCTGCCCGAGCCGCCTGCCCGTATCCCCGGCGGCGGCAGGCTGCTCTCTACCGGCCCTTCATACGCATGGCTCAAGGTGGGCGAGGGGTGCAGGCACAAGTGCGCGTTCTGCACCATTCCTTCCATCAGGGGCGGGCTCAAGTCGCTGACCGCCGATGATATTGCCGATGAAGCAAGGGCTCTGCTGGCCCAAGGCGTGCGCGAGCTTGATCTTGTGGCGCAGGATCTGACCTCCTGGGGTGTTGATCTTGGGCTCAAGCACGGCCTGCCCAGCCTGCTTGAAAAGCTGGTGGGGCTTGAGGGCCTCGCCTGGTTGCGCCTGCTCTACCTGTATCCTACAGGTGTGACGCCGGAACTTTTGCGTTTTATCAAAGATTGCGGCGCACCTTTGCTGCCTTATCTGGATATTCCCCTGCAACACGCTCACCCTGACGTGCTGTCGCGTATGGGCCGACCTTTTGCGGGCGATCCCCGGCGCGTGCTGGATACAGTGCGCTCAGTGCTGCCCCATGCGGCTTTGCGCACGACATTTATTGTTGGCTACCCTGGCGAAACGGAAGAGCATTTTGAAAGCCTGTGCCGTTTTGTGGAAGAAAGCCGTTTTCAGCATGTGGGCGTGTTTGCCTATCAGGCAGAAGACGGCACAGTGGCGGCAACGCTGCCCGATCAGGTGCCGGATGAGGTCAAGCAGTGGCGCAGGGATTCTCTTATGGAAATTCAGGCCGACATCAGCAACGAGCTGCTTTCCGCGCAGGTGGGCAGCCGTATGCAGGTGCTGGTGGACGCCCCGCATCCCGACTGGCCGGGGCTGCATAGCGGGCGCGTGTGGTTTCAGGCGCCGGAGGTGGACGGTATCACCTACGTGAGCGGGCCGGGCGTTGCGCCCGGAGCGCTTGTGGAATGCGATATAGTGGAAAATACGGATTATGATCTGACCGCGCTGGCCTGA
- a CDS encoding sensor domain-containing phosphodiesterase, with product MKNADPANLSISATQSGEEPPAESPQEICLSHALQSVYGDILLIDFERNTCRELYHGEGHFTRMPQNKPLAETLRNELAERVHPDDAQRFAVFFSQDSLRQMLTQTPLFAAEDIRKKALNGLYRWVRIIAFPAPQYGGEQTYIVCTEDIENHKIAADIAHENEMLRRQKLDALRYKAVVDHTRTLVFEWSGTDLTYLSHRIPELLAGEYDGRNPFDVWREDDVLYAGDMEPFDTCLARLALGIRSGEMTVRLRRRDGQYIWCKITYTKLDDGESEERYIGTLNDVDAATRTEQALRLRAEHDPLTGAFNTQTFFEKIDKLIKNRPNEQYCVLRFDVAGFKAINESFGLEEGNRLLRGIARLIRQRLIPEKEIFARLTADVFAVCLTGGNERTLQFIQNLSLRLDHYSDTFRVKLFFGICPVENSRTPAHILCDWAYLAQKTVKGSDIVNFAFYDDALRKRLHDESYITDQMYEALEKHQFRLFLQPKVQISSGRIVGAEALVRWQHPTDGLILPGRFVPLFERNGFIVRLDSYIWDQTCQILRTWLDKQYEPMPISVNMSRLHFNDDDLPNKLVSLLNKYNLPRHMLELELTESAFFANEPRLKRLMNELRAAGFVFSMDDFGTGYSSLSTLRDLPFNVVKLDRAFISDGTTNKRGQIVARNTIALARDLDMSIVAEGVETKEHARFLLNSGCNCAQGFYYSRPVDTAEFEVLSFVQEKAFWVHPQLKQDAIRLGLPISTEAPIKEY from the coding sequence ATGAAAAACGCAGACCCTGCAAACCTCAGCATATCGGCTACCCAATCCGGGGAAGAGCCACCTGCGGAATCTCCCCAGGAAATTTGCCTTTCCCACGCCTTGCAGAGCGTCTACGGCGACATATTGCTTATAGATTTTGAAAGAAATACCTGTCGCGAACTGTACCACGGGGAAGGTCACTTTACGCGCATGCCCCAGAATAAGCCCCTTGCCGAAACGCTGAGAAACGAACTTGCCGAGAGGGTACACCCTGACGACGCACAACGCTTTGCGGTGTTTTTTTCTCAAGACAGCCTGCGGCAGATGCTGACCCAGACTCCCCTCTTTGCGGCGGAAGACATTCGCAAAAAAGCCCTCAACGGTTTGTACCGATGGGTGCGTATCATTGCCTTTCCTGCGCCCCAATACGGCGGGGAACAGACCTATATTGTCTGCACAGAAGACATTGAAAACCACAAGATTGCGGCCGACATTGCCCATGAAAACGAGATGCTGCGCCGGCAAAAGCTGGATGCCCTGCGTTACAAGGCAGTGGTGGACCACACCCGCACCCTGGTTTTTGAATGGAGCGGCACAGATCTGACCTATCTGAGCCACAGGATTCCCGAACTGCTGGCGGGCGAATATGACGGGCGCAATCCCTTTGACGTCTGGCGTGAAGACGATGTTCTCTACGCGGGCGACATGGAACCCTTTGACACCTGCCTGGCGCGCCTTGCCCTGGGCATCCGCTCTGGCGAAATGACCGTTCGCCTGCGCCGCCGCGACGGTCAGTACATCTGGTGCAAGATCACCTACACCAAGCTTGACGACGGGGAATCTGAAGAGCGTTACATCGGCACTCTCAACGATGTGGACGCAGCCACCCGTACCGAGCAGGCTCTGCGACTGCGTGCAGAGCATGACCCCCTCACAGGCGCTTTCAATACCCAGACATTTTTTGAAAAAATAGACAAGCTCATCAAAAATCGGCCCAACGAGCAGTACTGCGTACTGCGCTTTGACGTGGCCGGGTTCAAGGCCATCAACGAATCTTTCGGACTTGAAGAGGGCAACCGCCTGCTGCGGGGCATTGCCCGCCTGATCCGCCAGCGCCTCATACCTGAAAAGGAAATTTTTGCCCGGCTCACCGCCGATGTTTTTGCCGTCTGCCTCACAGGCGGCAACGAGCGAACGCTGCAGTTCATCCAGAACCTTTCCCTGCGTCTGGATCACTATTCCGACACCTTTCGGGTCAAGCTGTTCTTTGGCATCTGCCCGGTGGAGAACTCCCGCACCCCGGCCCACATTTTGTGCGACTGGGCCTATCTGGCGCAGAAGACAGTCAAGGGCAGCGACATTGTCAACTTTGCCTTTTACGACGATGCCCTGCGCAAACGCCTGCACGATGAAAGCTACATCACGGACCAGATGTACGAAGCGCTGGAAAAACACCAGTTCAGGCTTTTTCTGCAACCAAAGGTGCAGATTTCCAGCGGACGCATTGTGGGCGCAGAAGCGCTGGTGCGCTGGCAGCACCCCACAGACGGGCTTATCCTGCCCGGCCGTTTTGTCCCCCTTTTTGAACGCAACGGCTTTATTGTGCGGCTGGACTCATACATCTGGGATCAGACTTGCCAGATACTGCGCACATGGCTCGACAAGCAATATGAACCCATGCCCATTTCCGTAAACATGTCGCGTCTGCATTTTAACGATGACGACCTGCCCAACAAGCTTGTCAGCCTTCTGAACAAATACAATCTGCCCCGCCACATGCTTGAGCTGGAACTGACCGAGAGCGCCTTTTTTGCCAATGAGCCAAGGCTGAAACGCCTTATGAACGAACTGCGGGCTGCGGGATTTGTTTTTTCCATGGACGATTTCGGCACGGGCTACTCGTCGCTGAGCACGTTGCGTGATCTGCCCTTCAACGTGGTCAAGCTTGACCGGGCCTTTATCAGTGACGGCACCACCAACAAACGCGGCCAAATTGTGGCCCGCAACACCATCGCTCTGGCGCGCGATCTTGATATGTCCATTGTGGCCGAAGGCGTGGAAACCAAGGAACACGCCCGCTTTTTGCTCAACAGCGGCTGCAACTGCGCTCAGGGCTTCTACTATTCCCGGCCAGTGGATACGGCGGAGTTTGAAGTGCTCAGCTTTGTGCAGGAAAAGGCCTTCTGGGTGCATCCGCAGCTGAAGCAGGACGCCATCCGTTTGGGGCTGCCCATAAGCACGGAAGCCCCCATCAAAGAATACTGA